DNA from Toxoplasma gondii ME49 chromosome X, whole genome shotgun sequence:
atatatacaattTGGCATGCAACTAAGACGGCTGGTTTGCTAGATACGCAGTTGTCCACGTACCCAGGAGCGACAGGCTTATATGTCTACGGCAAATCAGAAAGAGATGTTTTTATGCACAAATATTTGCCGGATGGTTGACAGTGAGCCGCTTGGGCGCCCACAGAAGTCTCCGATCTCAGAATGTTATGGGAAGTAGGTTGTAGAGGTAGTCGAAATCCAtttctcgtctccacagGGGTCGAGACAGGACTCGCTCCCTACGATCTAGTTCGCGAAAGCTACAAGCGAACGCCCGCTCACGGACTGAGGAAACAGGCTTTTCTTGAACTTTACAGAGCATACTTTCACTTTGAGGAGTTTCTCCGGCGAGTGTCTTTTGCCATTCGGTTGCCTCAGCAGtcgagaaacgcaagagagaaagcctCCAGAAGAGACATGTGGGTGGGATGGCAAaggcggaaagaagaaaagttgATATTTctcgaaacgcagaaaatgAGACAGTTGCGTCTCTGCATCCGTGGAGGTGCGATGACACCGTCTCGAAAAGGATTGTTCGTTTCTTCAAAACGCCAGAGTCTGCTTTCTCTAAAGAGTGACTCAAGTCTTCTTTTGACGA
Protein-coding regions in this window:
- a CDS encoding hypothetical protein (encoded by transcript TGME49_223470); translated protein: MYVCMHPCGECAALRLDMFVCFLSQGVIGSGLHICGCPHLCSRECTCKGGGACEGDESFFMCCFSSKEDLSHSLEKADSGVLKKRTILFETVSSHLHGCRDATVSFSAFREISTFLLSAFAIPPTCLFWRLSLLRFSTAEATEWQKTLAGETPQSERVCHTMCKTALS